In Aedes albopictus strain Foshan chromosome 3, AalbF5, whole genome shotgun sequence, the genomic window gattctgcagagaatccccagagggTTCTGCAGAgcatccccagaggattctgcagagaatcctcagaggattcttcagagaatcccaagaggattcttcagagaatcccaagaggattctgcaaagaattccaagaggattctgcagagaatcccgagaggattctgcagagattccccagaggattctgcagagaatcctcagaggattctgcaaagaatccccagagcattctacagagaatccccagaggattctgcagagattcttcagaggattctttagagaatcctcagaggattctacagagaatacctagaggattctgcagagaatccccagcggattctgcagagaatcctcagaggattctgcaaagaatccccagaggattctgcagagaatccccagaggactctgcagagaattcccagaggattctgcagagaatcctcagaggattctgcaaagaatccccagAGCATTCTACAgataatccccagaggattctgcagagattcttcagaggattctgtagagaatcctcagaggattctacagagaatacctagaggattctgcagagaatccccagcggattctgcagagaatcctcagaggattctgcagagaatccccagaggattctgcagagaatccccagaggactctgcagagaattcccagaggattctgcagagaatccccagaggattctgcagagaagccccagaggattctgcagaaaaccctagaggattctgcagagaatccccagaggattctgcagagaatccccagaggattttgCTGAGAATCCccagaaaattctgcagagaatcctcaaaggattctgcagagaatccccagaggattctgcagagaatccccagaggattttgcagagaatccccagaggattctgcagagaatctgtGTGGTGTTCACCAGTCGCACTGCGCAGTGTGGCAACAGCTTAATGTTGCAGCTACATGTAACACCGCATAACGTCGACAGCCCTATGTCGACAGTACGCTGCGACAACACTCTTTCCGTCGGCACCGGAGTACACCGCCATTGCTCGCGCCATTCGTATTCTTCAGCGCAAGCAGGTGAGTCGTGTTCCCTTTCGTTCGTGGTGAAATCCGATTGCTGGTTGACTCTTAATACGTGGGAATCCACATTGGCAATCCTGCCAGTATTTTACACCCAGTTTTCACCGTCAAAATTCCTGGAAATAGTGTTGAATAAAAATTCATTTCTAAAAAAGAGTCAACCAGTAACACGGAAATtgtgtttttgtgttttttgacCTTGAGTCCAGAATCAGTATAGTAAAAGTGGTTTCGTGAAGAAATACGCTAGTGTTGCTCTAGGAGGTTCTCAGTTCTTTCatattctgtgttttttttttttcgaaaactggTTGAGTGGCACAGTAAGCCCACAGCGTCTAAAGTGAAACGGTTCCTCAACCGGAACACCCATATAAAGTGTAATGCGTATTCGAACTGGCATAGTAAGACCACAGTTTTCAGGCGTCCAATTGCGATTATATTCATTCTAACTGGCATAGTAAGTCCGTAGTGTTAGAGAAAACTTGAATGCTCGCAGAATTTGAAGATCATGTATGGCACAGTAAGACCACGATGTTCAAAGATACGAAAACTCTAATAGAAAGTTAAAAATACATTACCCAATGGCACAGTAAGACCACGGTATCAAAATGTCCACAAAAGTTATGTTGTTGTGTATTCCACCTGGCAAAGTAAGACCAGATTGTAAAAAAACTCTTATTTCCGACAACTTGTTTCCAGCGTGGCATAGTAAGTCCACAGTAACAATACTGAAGAAAGAAAAAGAGAAGCCCCTAAAATTGCACGCGTGTTCACTGTTTATTTGATAAGAGAATAGTTCTCAAATAGTTCTATGTGAAAATATTTACGTATTTCAGATTGATACAACGCAGGAACAAAGTTATCAAAATGGAAAGTGATGGAAAGTACGTCCGGGCCCCTGTCGTGTCCGATAGTGAGAGCAGCGAGTTTGACAGCGAGGAAGATTATGGCCAGGATGATTCGAGTGCGGAGGTAGGTTCCGATGGAAAAAGCCGAGCTTCCTCCAGCTCATCTTGTGACGACGATGAGGCAAGTTACTCTCAGGGCGGTATGTCTGGCAATCATGGAAGTACTTCGCAAACTACGAGTAATGCAAACCCAATTAGCGACGGCGACCACCTTCAAAGAATGGAGAATGTACTGGCAGACATCACGAAGGCATTGAATGTACTGCGAGCTCCGATGATCCCGATCAAGGATACCGATCAAACCTGGAGTGCCCCCGCTGCCCTCGCCGGAGTTTCGGACCCTTGCTCATCAAGCATCCGTTGGGATAATATCAAACCCTTTCCGAACGGAGTGCCGGCCAACAAAATGTGGGGAGAGTGGAACCGATATATCGAGAACTTCGAGATTGCTGCCACTCTCAACAACGCAAATGATCCAGTCCGAAGGTGCCAATTGCTGTTTCTTTCGGTTGGTGAGGAATTTCAAGGCATCATCAGGGCAGCAAAGCTAAGGCCCGAGCTGAACGACGCGAACTGCTACCGCGTTTTCGTCAGCAACATCAAGAGCTACCTCCAAACAATGACCGATTCAGCAGCCGAGCACGAGGCGTTTTCAAACATGAGGCAGGAAACATCCGAGTCAGCAATTGCTTTCCATGCTCGCTTAATGGAAAAAGTCCGCTTGTGTGAGTACAGCCCGGCAGATCAAGATAGATTCGTTCGATCGCAACTTCTCAAGGGACTGAGGAACAAGGAGCTTGTAAAGGCCGCTCGAACGTATGGGTATGATACTCAGTACATAGTCCAGGCTGCTACCCGTGATGCATCATATCAAGCTGAAACAGCAGTCAGCGAATCGTCAGATGTGTATGCTGTGTATCGTGGCCGTCTTGAGTCGAATGGCCGTCGAAGCCAGAAGCGTTCACGACCTGGTGACTGGAACAGGCCAACAACCGCGAAGCGACCTCGTGAAGAACATAGCTTTCGGCGTGATTCGCGAGATCGTGTTCGTAGCAACCGCTGTCCAAGGTGTAACCAGTATTCGCACAAGAATTTCCCGTGTCCAGCGTTGCGAAGGAAGTGCAACTCGTGCCACGAATTTGGACATTATGCAGCAGTTTGCTGTAACACGAATATCCAGCAGCTTCGTGTAATGAAGGATGAGTCACCTAAACAAGAAAATGAAACGGCCAATGATCAGGTATAGATATGGATCTGGATTTGAAATATACTTTGTTAATTTGTTTGTCTGATGTTAGggtttgttattaaaaaaatccgatttccttATTGTAGCACATCAACACACTCTCCTTGGAAGACGTTCTAGTTGATTGTCGATTGGGAACATCAAGCCCAATTCAATTCCTAGTCGATTCGGGAGCAGATGCGAATGTTGTCGGTGGCAAAGATTGGAAACGCCTTAAAACGGAACTCAAATCAGGCATCACGAAGCTCAAAATTCTCGACAGGACCAGCTCAAAACGTCTCCATGCATACGGAACATCATCGCCCATGGCAGTGGAATGCATTTTGGAGGCGGAAATCACTATCCCGGGGAAACACGGACTCACAGCAACTTCAACTTTTCACGTCGTACCGGAAGGTCGAAGATCGCTACTAGGTAGAACTACGTCAAGTGACCTGGGATTGTTGCAGGTaggttctgaaagaattttcactGTTTTAGTATAACGCTAAACAAGAAATAGGCTTATAAATGTATAATAACTATAGGTCGGCCTGAATCTCAATAAcgtggaaacttcttcaaacgttggagaattcccaaaaatgCCAGGAGTGCGAGTGAAATTCAGCGTCGATCAAACTGTACCGTCAGTCAGAAACGCCTACTACAATGTGCCCTCCGCTTATCGCGAAGCAGCAAGGTGTCGAATCGAGGAAATGGAAAAGCGTGGCATCATCGAAAAAGTCACATGGGCACCAAACTGGATTAGCGGATTGTCAGCTGTCGCAAAAGGTAAAGATGATTTTCGATTGGTTGTCAACATGCGGGCTCCCAACAAGGCGATCAACCGTGAATATTTCCGTCTACCTCTCCTGGAAGAAATGAAGGTCAAACTTCATGGCTCCAAATGGTTCACAAAACTTGACTTAAGCAACGCGTTCTATCACCTCGAGCTCAGTCATGATTCTCGAGACCTCACGACTTTTATTACTGAGTGTGGAATGTATCGCTTCACTCGGCTAATGTTTGGGGTGAATTGTGCACCCGAGGTTTTTCAGCGAGAAATGACGCGAATTCTTAAGGATGTTGAGAACGTCATCGTCTTTATTGACGACATCCTCATTTTCGCGAAAAACTTACAGGAGTTGCACCGAACCGTAAATCAAGTACTGCAGATACTACGAGCCAACAACTTAACGTTGAACGAGAAGAAATGCGAGTTTGACAAAACCCAATTGAAATTTCTTGGTCATCAACTTGACGAAAAAGGCTTTCACGTGGATGAAGAGAAAATTAGAAGCATCCGACAGTTCCGTGAACCAACGACCATCTCGGAACTACGCAGTTTCCTTGGACTTGCGTCGTTCATCAGCTCGCATGTAAAACATTTTGCGGAAATAACACGTCCTCTATGGGAAATCACAACCACGAAGTCATGGAAGTGGGGAAGTGAAGAAAGTCGCGCGTTTCAAACAGTAAAGGATCGAATTCTACAGAACTGTGTCGCCCTCGGATTCTTTTCTGAAAGCGATAAAACTATCTTGTACACCGACGCATCGCCATTTGCATTGGGAGCGGTTTTAGTACAGGAGGACTCGAACGGAGCATCCAGAATTATAAGCTTTGCATCCAAGTCATTGACGTCGACTGAAAAACGATACGCCCAAAACCAGCGAGAGGCCCTTGCTACGGTATGGGCGGTTGAACATTTTTCGTATTTCTTGCTGGGGCGAAAATTCACGTTGCGAACCGATGCACAAGGAGTGTCATTCATTTTGAACCGATCCCGGGAAGAATCGAAAAGAGCATTGACTCGAGCCGATGGGTGGGCTTTGAGGCTAAGCCCATATCGATATGAAGTGGAATACATACGGGGAGCAGAAAACATCGCTGATACACCTTCACGACTCTACAACGGTGAGGACACTGCTTTTGATGACAGTTCTAGCCCATGGGAAATAGCGACTCTTGAAGCGAATGCCGTTGGGTTCCTGACTGATGACGAGATAAAGGCTGCTACTGTTGATGACCCTATTCTCCAAGAAGTGATGCACTCCCTCAGCTCGGGAGATTGGCCGGATCACTTGAAGCCATACCGGCTGGTTGAGCATGACTTGACTACACGAGATGGAATGGTAGTCAAGACAGGATGTGTTGTCATCCCGGATTCCCTGCGAAGCAAAACAATTGAGCTGGCTCACCACGGTCACCCTTCGGCTGCTAAACTCAAAAGTATTTTGAGGCAACGTGTTTGGTGGCCCGGAATGTCAACTGCGGCCCAAAAATGGGTTGAGTCCTGCCAAACCTGTGCCGTTACGGGAAAACCTGAAAAGCCGACCCCAATGCAGCGTGTGTTTGCACCGAGTGGTGTTTGGGAAACAATAGCGCTGGACTTTAACGGACCATATGTTAAATTCGGGGGTATTTCCGTACTTGTTATCGTAGATTATCGATCACGGTTTCTTATTGCTCGTCCAGTTAAGTCCACAGGTTTCGAACATACGCGGAAAGTTCTGGAGGATGTTTTTGATCGAGAAGGTATACCAAAATCAATCAAAACTGATAACGGACCTCCTTTTAATGGAGACGAGTATAAAAGGTACTGTTCGGAGCGTGGAATCACTACCGTGTACTCTACTCCATTATTTCCCCAACAAAATGGGCTAGTTGAGGGATATATGAAAGTCATCAATAAGGCAATGATCAGTGCAACGGTCAATAACACAAACTATGTTGAGGAACTACGCGAAGCAATAAACGCGCATAATGCATCAACCCATACTGTGACAAAACTACCCCCGGAGGAAGTTATGAGTGGCCGAAGGATCAAAAGGAAGCTTCCGCTGTTAGAGTACAAGAAGGTAACTATCGATGAAGAACTTCTTAACGCCCGAGATCGAGAAGCAAAGTTAATTGGTAAAAAACGAGAAGATCAACGTCGGGGCGCACGTCACTGCCGTGTTAAGCCTGGTGATAAAGTGATAGTGGAGCGCCAAACGCGAGCAAAAGGAGAATCGCGCTTTTCTCCAGCACAGTATACTGTCATGGAAGAGAATAACGGGAATCTTACCCTTAGCGATGGAAATGGTCATGTGATGAAACGCCATGTTACCCAAACAAAAAAGATATCCGAATGGCGAAAGGAGAAATCACCAGCAGCTGAGGATCGCAACACTCATCCGATGACTGAACGGAAACCTCGAGAAAGGAAAGCCCCTGCTTATCTTCAGGATTATGTACAACTTGTGACGACCGACTGATTGCGGATGTAAGCTATAGATGCCGGTCACGGATTAACGCAAGATTTCAAATATAATGTTAATTCCTGTTCTTATCTCAATATTGAAATTTCCAGACTGTATTGAACTACATGTGTGTGTTTCAAATAAAAATGTAATAAACTAGGGAAAATAAGGCGTGTAGTTACATTTTTCTTGCTGAAAAGTGGGAAAACTATTCTTTATTTTCCCTGTATGTGTAATTGTGGTAGTGCTTTTAGTGTCATCGAACAAACCATAATACTGCCTGCTTCCTTGCCTATTTCCTCCTCCTTTTGAACGTCCATGTCCGCATAATGTCCACTGCACCGTCACGGCTGCTAAAATCTTGGCGCTTCCTTCAGTTTGGCCAGTTTGACGAGATCAAATTTTGGAGGTTCTGGTGATTTTGCTTGCTCCGTATCAGACAGAATCCGGACATCTCCCCATGCAAATTTCTGATCCAATTCATTTTCGGTGGTATACAACATTTCGGTGGTAGTGAAGAGAACAAACTGATCATATTGCAGCCAATTTTCACTTTAAATCTAGCGAAAGTTCACTTTTTGCGGGATGGATTATTCCAGAAAACACTTTTCTGCAATCGGCAACGTAATTGTCATTGACAACTTGTCAACATTTTGGCACGATTTTGTTTTTGACGTTTGACGTTTCGAGATTGATCATACGAACTGCAAGAAAACAGAGCTGTTCGGGGATGTGTCGGAGTTAAGGTGAAACAAGACATGCACTGAAACTAAATCTTATTTATGTGAAAGTTTTGCAAGgacaaaaaaattatttttttttacagaagggGGAAGATGTGTGGTGTTCACCAGTCGCACTGCGCAGTGTGGCAACAGCTTAATGTTGCAGCTACATGTAACACCGCATAACGTCGACAGCCCTATGTCGACAGTACGCTGCGACAACACTCTTTCCGTCGGCACCGGAGTACACCGCCATTGCTCGCGCCATTCGTATTCTTCAGCGCAAGCAGGTGAGTCGTGTTCCCTTTCGTTCGTGGTGAAATCCGATTGCTGGTTGACTCTTAATACGTGGGAATCCACAGAATCCCCAGAGGGTTCTGCAGAgcatccccagaggattctgcagagaatcctcagaggattcttcagagaatcccaagaggattctgcagagaattccaagaggattctgcagagaattctcagtaaattctgcagagaatcccgaaaggattctgcagagattccccagaggattctgcagagaatcctcagaggattctgcaaagaatccccagagcattctacagagaatccccagaggattctgcagagattcttcagaggattctgtagagaatcctcagaggattctacagagaatacctagaggattctgcagagaatccccagcggattctgcagagaatcctcagaggattctgcagagaatccccagaggattctgcagagaatccccagaggactctgcagagaatcccagaggattctgcagagaatcctcagaggattctgcagagaatccccagaGCATTCTACAgagaatctccagaggattctgcagagattcttcagaggattctgcagagaatcctcagaggattctgcagaaaatctcgaaggaaattctgcaggatatTTGTAATGCATCGTATTACATCGTAAGTATTGATCATggcaaaaaaatgataaaaagtaGTCGATAGAAAAATAACTTGATTCTAATAAAacctataaaataaaaaaaatgtcaatacATTCTAATTTTTGAAAATCTCTAGGCATTGGTATTTAAAACATTGCGTTTAGGTTGAACTCAGAACCTATGCTATGCTGATAAAATTACTatttttgagcatttttcatcaaaatttgccAAACTAATGCATGTATCATTCTTTGTTTCATTTTCAACtatgaaagttttatctgataatACTATTCATATGCAAACTTCCTGGTTATTAACTTGTCtggaagctgagatattacgcaATTACGCAGTCATTGAACAAGGAAGCTCTCAGATAATAACAGTAAAACTGATCATACATAGAAGCCGAAagacaggctttgtcccagttggaactTAACACCAAGAAGAAGCAAAAGTACACAAACGCTTGAATTTAATATAACTCTTGATTTATCACTTAACCACAATTCAAGAGATATCCACAAAGCATCATCGTGCACCGTTTATCGCTGTTACGTTTCATTTGTGTCGCTTCACTGATTCACGTCCACCTGTAGAAGTTTTTACCGCCACAAAACCAACCACACAGATATCGGTCGGTCACCGTCTTCTCCCAGAACCCCACCTTATCTcgtaccaccaccaccaccatcaccgcTCACCGACCACGTTCAACTTCCGGCGTCTGATCCGGCTTCCTGTCTACCGTGTCCGCTGCGAATGTGTCACCAAGTGTAGCCACCATCACATCGTTCTACTACTGTTATCTGGTTCTATCCAGAATTCACGCTTTAGATATACCTGAAGTGAGTACTCGACGGCACTATTTTCAGGTTCTGCATTTGCACGGTGCACACTGCGAACATCAGCTCGGTAGCTTCCGGTGAACTATGTGGGTGTACTGTTAGTGGATATGGTGTAGTAAGTTGGGTGGAGGTACCTCTTGCTACAAATTGCCACGACACGACGAATACAGCGAAGAGGAAAGTGCATTTCGTTTTTCGTCGCTTTGCAACTTGTTCACATTTTACGCTGCCGTTGGAGAATTGCCACCTGTTGGATTTCCTATGGCTTGCAGCCAAGAGTGATGATTCTTCTTCGGAGCAATAAAAATACCAGGTGAACATTATTGGCGTATCGGGGATCGATAGGGTAGGCTCGCGATTTTTGTTAGGTTATAGCAAAATTATGCCGAAAGTGTTGGTATATTTGCAATATttctattaaaatatgttataatCGTACTTActtcttcggcaaggttgatgaggacatcaatagctatccgataattaactagttggttctaggtttatccgttaggtgacgctagtgagtcgTAGAAATTCTTAACTGTCGTTTttcaacaaccagactacatagaaaatgtttgtcttcagcagagttgattaggacatcaagagctacccgaTAGCGCACTACTTGGTTCAaggtatcccgagcagaagaaaataacaagtgaatttatcaacaaggtatttatcttaaatacttccataccttgatatgcccttcagtaggtggtaataagaggcaaaataacaaaaacgaataccaaaattttgtataattaACACCTACAAAATATTTTCActtctaaaccaacaaatactacatcaataccaaactctgctcaaatacctacaactattattgtgatgttctcataacatttcgtggaGTAacacagcaataacaattttaggtattagagcacatattGCTCTTCGCTTGGTATTTGTAAAGTATGCCCTTCCGCTCAGGATATCCGCTAAgtggcgttagtgagccctaaaagTTCCAGACAACTGtttctcgagaatcagaccacttagaagaatttcatcttcggcaagttcgatcaggacatcaagagctacccggtagtgcactagttggttcaaggcAAATCTGCTTGGATGTGCTAGTGAGCCCTAGaagttctgaacttctgtatctcgaaaatcagactacatagaaaaatttcgtcttcggtaaGGTCGATCACAACATCGCAAGCTCTCCGATAGTGAGCTAGTTGGTttaaggtttatccgctaggtagcgctagtgagttttagaaattcttagctgctgaatctcgaaaatcaggcttcatagaaaaatttatTTCCTCTTTAGCAAatttgatcagtacatcaagggctaacggatagtgaactagttgcccaagtaacacagaaaacatctttggaaatcaaaatgattgaAGAAgtattattattgtattataagTGAATTTCAAAACAATGTTTGCTTTAGATTAGCTCTAATTGTGTTTCTCAATTACAAACAACAAAAAATGTATGACTTTGCTCATCGGCTTCATTAGCGTATGAAATCTGTGGGTTATACAATGATAAAACATTTCTGAAACATAAGACACCAAGTTAATCAGTAGAGCCAACAATGTTTTCGTTTTGACACTTCGCAACTTTTATGACCGAATCTAAACATGTCATAGTCGTGTGCCTAAGAAACATTCCACTCCAGTAGTGTAGTGTATCTATTATTTTTTCACTTCAGATTCGAGGAATTATTAGGCTCTGcactgataactgtggaagttagAACTAACATGTAACATATACGTCGTCATTCATGGCATTGGTGATGCACACACGGAGATATGTTTTGGTTGGGCAAGCACTCCTTAATTCACCATGCAATGTTGGTGTCTATGTATGAACTTGCGAATTCATATTTGGTGGATTATACCGAACCTACGAAATCCGCATCTGCAATTTCACGGAAAATACAAAACTTCACCGTAGCACTGGACCATCCGAAGAACGAATAGCTTGATTATTGACAACAACATTTTGACGTTTTAATAGACTAAAAGCGTCGTCAAAAATAAGTTATATTTCAGTTATTTTGGCGTTGTAATGATTGCTGCAAAATAATATAATAACTTATATCTGAATGTGTAGGAAAGAAGCTCTGGAGACGTTTCATAAGCTTTGTTCAAACATCACCtattatttatttttgagttGTTCTACAAGAATTATTTTTACGTTATTTTGACATTTCCAAtcaattgatgaaaaaatatttttattcatCAGAAAACGGTTACAGATTACAGTACCAGCTAAAAATATGAAGTCGTGCAGGTCAAATCAAAGGAGTTGACATTATTCGTTTGCTTGCTTTATTAATAACTTTGAACAAAACTTCCTTTTCCTTATTGAACATACTATAATTTTACCTACAATTTAATTTGAAACTGAATaattctcaatatttttgaccGGCGCTGTTAGCTTCAGGAAGGGActgccatattgtttttttttattatagattagaaaaaatcttccaagcaGCATTATTTGGTTGAttcatttcatatttttattcaattcagAGGCGCTCAAATTATGCATGAGTAAAATTAGAAGTTTCACAATAAATCTTCACTGGCAGGTGATTCACGACTACCACCTCTGTGTATAAGTATAGCCCTCGCAATTCAGATTTTGTCATCCGAAAACTTAACGATCGAGACCATCATTTGGAAATAATTTTCATATTGAGTATGGTAAATTCAGTCAGAATATGCAGGTTAttttacaatttgttttttttttatctgacaGTTCCCACGCTTCACATATATTTATTATGTCTCTTAGTCTAGTATAAAAAGATTTTCTGTGACACATATATCACTATAAATTAACTCAGTTATAACTTAAACATATGTTATGTTATATAAGTATTTTCTACAAGTTGATTAAGCTTGAACTAGCTTAATTCCAACCAAATAATGTTATTGTTTTTCAAGAGTATTTTGCAAGTTTCCAGTACATACGAATAACATAATTGCAATCATTTATTAATTGTTTGTCATGTGGAAGCTATTGTGGACGATATTATCAGTATGACAAGTGTATCagaatacatcttatataacttgtaacatgttttataagccgccattttttgcgctgttttgattatacagGTGTGTGATATAACgtaaataatgcaagaaaaatacaaTAGATTATGTTCGAAACGTACAATTTTAACAATTatttaacaagttgtgttacttgggtggttctgggtttatccggtaGGTTGCGCTAGTGAGCTCTGAAAATATTGAACGTCTGTacctcgagaatccgactacatagaaaatgTTTGACtacgacaaggtcgatcaggacatcaagagctatctgatagtgaatgatagtggcgcaagtgggctctaaaaattctgaactaatagtggtaaagtagtttttacgataaaatagaactgcatggctactgattgataacaaaaccagctaggtatcaaacagccATCTTGTTTCATATTGATAactaaatataatattgaacaaaatatagtatagtataattagttatcaacttgaacttatTGATAACGTTATTTTCAATAACGTGCTAagtgctatcaatttgttatctttactcgggttcattgtgactctcat contains:
- the LOC134289618 gene encoding uncharacterized protein LOC134289618, with the translated sequence MESDGKYVRAPVVSDSESSEFDSEEDYGQDDSSAEVGSDGKSRASSSSSCDDDEASYSQGGMSGNHGSTSQTTSNANPISDGDHLQRMENVLADITKALNVLRAPMIPIKDTDQTWSAPAALAGVSDPCSSSIRWDNIKPFPNGVPANKMWGEWNRYIENFEIAATLNNANDPVRRCQLLFLSVGEEFQGIIRAAKLRPELNDANCYRVFVSNIKSYLQTMTDSAAEHEAFSNMRQETSESAIAFHARLMEKVRLCEYSPADQDRFVRSQLLKGLRNKELVKAARTYGYDTQYIVQAATRDASYQAETAVSESSDVYAVYRGRLESNGRRSQKRSRPGDWNRPTTAKRPREEHSFRRDSRDRVRSNRCPRCNQYSHKNFPCPALRRKCNSCHEFGHYAAVCCNTNIQQLRVMKDESPKQENETANDQHINTLSLEDVLVDCRLGTSSPIQFLVDSGADANVVGGKDWKRLKTELKSGITKLKILDRTSSKRLHAYGTSSPMAVECILEAEITIPGKHGLTATSTFHVVPEGRRSLLGRTTSSDLGLLQVGSERIFTVLV